A region of Lagenorhynchus albirostris chromosome 20, mLagAlb1.1, whole genome shotgun sequence DNA encodes the following proteins:
- the FDXR gene encoding NADPH:adrenodoxin oxidoreductase, mitochondrial isoform X2: protein MAPRCWRWWPWTAWPRTRPPPSESTQSFRQQFSTQEQTPQICVVGSGPAGFYTAQHLLKHHSRAHVDIYEKQLVPFGLVRFGVAPDHPEVKNVINTFTRTAHSDRCAFHGNVVVGRDVTVQELRDAYHAVVLSYGAEDHRGLEIPGEELPGVLSARAFVGWYNGLPENRKLAPDLSCDTAVVLGQGNVALDVARILLTPPEYLEKTDITEAALGALRQSRVKTVWIVGRRGPLQVAFAIKELREMIQLPGTRPILDPADFLGLQDRIKEVPRPRKRLTELLLQAATEKPGVAEAARRASASRAWGLRFFRSPQQVLPSPDGRRAAGIRLAVTRLEGVGEATRAVPTGAVEDLPCGLVLSSIGYKSRPIDPSVPFDPKLGVIPNMEGRVVDVPGLYCSGWVKRGPTGVITTTMTDSFVTGQILLQDLKAGLLPSGPRPGYAAIKALLGSRGVWPVSFSDWEKLDAEEVSRGQGAGKPREKLLDPQEMLRLLGR from the exons ATGGCTCCGCGCTGTTGGCGCTGGTGGCCCTGGACGGCATGGCCTCGGACCCGGCCGCCTCCTTCCGAAAGCACCCAGA GCTTCCGCCAGCAGTTCTCCACACAGGAGCAGACCCCCCAGATCTGTGTGGTGGGCAGTGGCCCAGCTGGCTTTTACACCGCCCAACACCTGCTAAAG CACCACTCCCGGGCCCACGTGGACATCTACGAGAAGCAGCTGGTGCCCTTCGGCCTGGTGCGCTTTGGCGTGGCGCCCGACCACCCCGAGGTGAAG AATGTCATCAACACTTTTACCCGGACGGCCCACTCTGACCGCTGTGCCTTCCACGGCAACGTGGTGGTGGGCAGGGATGTGACCGTGCAGGAGCTGCGGGACGCCTACCACGCCGTGGTGCTG AGCTACGGGGCGGAGGACCATCGGGGCCTGGAGATCCCGGGAGAGGAGCTGCCGGGCGTGCTCTCAGCCCGGGCCTTTGTGGGCTGGTACAATGGGCTTCCTGAGAACCGGAAG CTGGCGCCGGACCTGAGCTGTGACACGGCCGTGGTTCTGGGGCAGGGGAATGTGGCTCTGGATGTGGCCCGGATCCTGCTGACGCCACCTGAGTACCTGGAG AAAACGGATATCACGGAGGCTGCCCTGGGGGCACTGAGACAGAGTCGGGTGAAGACGGTGTGGATAGTGGGCCGACGTGGGCCCCTGCAAGTGGCCTTCGCCATTAAG GAACTTCGGGAGATGATTCAGTTACCAGGAACTCGGCCCATTTTGGATCCTGCGGATTTCTTGGGCCTTCAGGACAGAATCAAGG AGGTCCCTCGCCCGAGGAAGCGGCTGACGGAACTACTGCTTCAAGCAGCCACGGAGAAGCCAGGGGTGGCGGAGGCTGCCCGCCGGGCATCGGCCTCCCGCGCCTGGGGCCTCCGCTTCTTCCGAAGCCCTCAGCAGGTGCTGCCCTCGCCAGATGGGCGGCGAGCGGCAGGCATCCGCCTGGCAGTCACCAGACTGGAG ggTGTTGGTGAGGCCACCCGGGCAGTGCCCACTGGAGCCGTGGAGGACCTCCCCTGTGGGCTGGTACTGAGCAGCATTGGTTATAAGAGCCGCCCCATCGACCCCAGTGTGCCCTTTGACCCCAAACTCGGGGTCATCCCCAATATGGAGGGCCGGGTTGTGGATGTGCCAG GCCTCTACTGCAGCGGCTGGGTGAAGCGCGGGCCCACAGGTGTCATCACCACTACCATGACTGACAGCTTCGTCACCGGCCAGATTCTGCTGCAGGACCTGAAAGCGGGGCTGCTGCCGTCTGGCCCCAGGCCTGGCTATGCAGCCATCAAGGCCCTGCTCGGCAGCCGAG GGGTCTGGCCTGTTTCTTTCTCGGACTGGGAGAAGCTGGACGCTGAGGAGGTGTCCCGGGGCCAGGGTGCGGGGAAGCCCAGGGAGAAGCTGCTGGATCCTCAGGAGATGCTGCGGCTGCTGGGACGCTGA
- the FDXR gene encoding NADPH:adrenodoxin oxidoreductase, mitochondrial isoform X3 — protein sequence MAPRCWRWWPWTAWPRTRPPPSESTQSFRQQFSTQEQTPQICVVGSGPAGFYTAQHLLKHHSRAHVDIYEKQLVPFGLVRFGVAPDHPEVKSYGAEDHRGLEIPGEELPGVLSARAFVGWYNGLPENRKLAPDLSCDTAVVLGQGNVALDVARILLTPPEYLEKTDITEAALGALRQSRVKTVWIVGRRGPLQVAFAIKELREMIQLPGTRPILDPADFLGLQDRIKEVPRPRKRLTELLLQAATEKPGVAEAARRASASRAWGLRFFRSPQQVLPSPDGRRAAGIRLAVTRLEGVGEATRAVPTGAVEDLPCGLVLSSIGYKSRPIDPSVPFDPKLGVIPNMEGRVVDVPGLYCSGWVKRGPTGVITTTMTDSFVTGQILLQDLKAGLLPSGPRPGYAAIKALLGSRGVWPVSFSDWEKLDAEEVSRGQGAGKPREKLLDPQEMLRLLGR from the exons ATGGCTCCGCGCTGTTGGCGCTGGTGGCCCTGGACGGCATGGCCTCGGACCCGGCCGCCTCCTTCCGAAAGCACCCAGA GCTTCCGCCAGCAGTTCTCCACACAGGAGCAGACCCCCCAGATCTGTGTGGTGGGCAGTGGCCCAGCTGGCTTTTACACCGCCCAACACCTGCTAAAG CACCACTCCCGGGCCCACGTGGACATCTACGAGAAGCAGCTGGTGCCCTTCGGCCTGGTGCGCTTTGGCGTGGCGCCCGACCACCCCGAGGTGAAG AGCTACGGGGCGGAGGACCATCGGGGCCTGGAGATCCCGGGAGAGGAGCTGCCGGGCGTGCTCTCAGCCCGGGCCTTTGTGGGCTGGTACAATGGGCTTCCTGAGAACCGGAAG CTGGCGCCGGACCTGAGCTGTGACACGGCCGTGGTTCTGGGGCAGGGGAATGTGGCTCTGGATGTGGCCCGGATCCTGCTGACGCCACCTGAGTACCTGGAG AAAACGGATATCACGGAGGCTGCCCTGGGGGCACTGAGACAGAGTCGGGTGAAGACGGTGTGGATAGTGGGCCGACGTGGGCCCCTGCAAGTGGCCTTCGCCATTAAG GAACTTCGGGAGATGATTCAGTTACCAGGAACTCGGCCCATTTTGGATCCTGCGGATTTCTTGGGCCTTCAGGACAGAATCAAGG AGGTCCCTCGCCCGAGGAAGCGGCTGACGGAACTACTGCTTCAAGCAGCCACGGAGAAGCCAGGGGTGGCGGAGGCTGCCCGCCGGGCATCGGCCTCCCGCGCCTGGGGCCTCCGCTTCTTCCGAAGCCCTCAGCAGGTGCTGCCCTCGCCAGATGGGCGGCGAGCGGCAGGCATCCGCCTGGCAGTCACCAGACTGGAG ggTGTTGGTGAGGCCACCCGGGCAGTGCCCACTGGAGCCGTGGAGGACCTCCCCTGTGGGCTGGTACTGAGCAGCATTGGTTATAAGAGCCGCCCCATCGACCCCAGTGTGCCCTTTGACCCCAAACTCGGGGTCATCCCCAATATGGAGGGCCGGGTTGTGGATGTGCCAG GCCTCTACTGCAGCGGCTGGGTGAAGCGCGGGCCCACAGGTGTCATCACCACTACCATGACTGACAGCTTCGTCACCGGCCAGATTCTGCTGCAGGACCTGAAAGCGGGGCTGCTGCCGTCTGGCCCCAGGCCTGGCTATGCAGCCATCAAGGCCCTGCTCGGCAGCCGAG GGGTCTGGCCTGTTTCTTTCTCGGACTGGGAGAAGCTGGACGCTGAGGAGGTGTCCCGGGGCCAGGGTGCGGGGAAGCCCAGGGAGAAGCTGCTGGATCCTCAGGAGATGCTGCGGCTGCTGGGACGCTGA
- the FDXR gene encoding NADPH:adrenodoxin oxidoreductase, mitochondrial isoform X4, with translation MAPRCWRWWPWTAWPRTRPPPSESTQTFGNSDEVRDPANAKALRKKRRSAQMRVKPGKPRFLLDTEEQTPQICVVGSGPAGFYTAQHLLKHHSRAHVDIYEKQLVPFGLVRFGVAPDHPEVKNVINTFTRTAHSDRCAFHGNVVVGRDVTVQELRDAYHAVVLSYGAEDHRGLEIPGEELPGVLSARAFVGWYNGLPENRKLAPDLSCDTAVVLGQGNVALDVARILLTPPEYLEKTDITEAALGALRQSRVKTVWIVGRRGPLQVAFAIKELREMIQLPGTRPILDPADFLGLQDRIKEVPRPRKRLTELLLQAATEKPGVAEAARRASASRAWGLRFFRSPQQVLPSPDGRRAAGIRLAVTRLEGVGEATRAVPTGAVEDLPCGLVLSSIGYKSRPIDPSVPFDPKLGVIPNMEGRVVDVPGLYCSGWVKRGPTGVITTTMTDSFVTGQILLQDLKAGLLPSGPRPGYAAIKALLGSRGVWPVSFSDWEKLDAEEVSRGQGAGKPREKLLDPQEMLRLLGR, from the exons ATGGCTCCGCGCTGTTGGCGCTGGTGGCCCTGGACGGCATGGCCTCGGACCCGGCCGCCTCCTTCCGAAAGCACCCAGA CCTTTGGGAATTCAGATGAAGTAAGGGACCCTGCAAACGCCAAAGctttgaggaaaaagagaaggagtgCACAGATGAGGGTGAAGCCTGGGAAACCCCGTTTTCTGTTGGACACTGAA GAGCAGACCCCCCAGATCTGTGTGGTGGGCAGTGGCCCAGCTGGCTTTTACACCGCCCAACACCTGCTAAAG CACCACTCCCGGGCCCACGTGGACATCTACGAGAAGCAGCTGGTGCCCTTCGGCCTGGTGCGCTTTGGCGTGGCGCCCGACCACCCCGAGGTGAAG AATGTCATCAACACTTTTACCCGGACGGCCCACTCTGACCGCTGTGCCTTCCACGGCAACGTGGTGGTGGGCAGGGATGTGACCGTGCAGGAGCTGCGGGACGCCTACCACGCCGTGGTGCTG AGCTACGGGGCGGAGGACCATCGGGGCCTGGAGATCCCGGGAGAGGAGCTGCCGGGCGTGCTCTCAGCCCGGGCCTTTGTGGGCTGGTACAATGGGCTTCCTGAGAACCGGAAG CTGGCGCCGGACCTGAGCTGTGACACGGCCGTGGTTCTGGGGCAGGGGAATGTGGCTCTGGATGTGGCCCGGATCCTGCTGACGCCACCTGAGTACCTGGAG AAAACGGATATCACGGAGGCTGCCCTGGGGGCACTGAGACAGAGTCGGGTGAAGACGGTGTGGATAGTGGGCCGACGTGGGCCCCTGCAAGTGGCCTTCGCCATTAAG GAACTTCGGGAGATGATTCAGTTACCAGGAACTCGGCCCATTTTGGATCCTGCGGATTTCTTGGGCCTTCAGGACAGAATCAAGG AGGTCCCTCGCCCGAGGAAGCGGCTGACGGAACTACTGCTTCAAGCAGCCACGGAGAAGCCAGGGGTGGCGGAGGCTGCCCGCCGGGCATCGGCCTCCCGCGCCTGGGGCCTCCGCTTCTTCCGAAGCCCTCAGCAGGTGCTGCCCTCGCCAGATGGGCGGCGAGCGGCAGGCATCCGCCTGGCAGTCACCAGACTGGAG ggTGTTGGTGAGGCCACCCGGGCAGTGCCCACTGGAGCCGTGGAGGACCTCCCCTGTGGGCTGGTACTGAGCAGCATTGGTTATAAGAGCCGCCCCATCGACCCCAGTGTGCCCTTTGACCCCAAACTCGGGGTCATCCCCAATATGGAGGGCCGGGTTGTGGATGTGCCAG GCCTCTACTGCAGCGGCTGGGTGAAGCGCGGGCCCACAGGTGTCATCACCACTACCATGACTGACAGCTTCGTCACCGGCCAGATTCTGCTGCAGGACCTGAAAGCGGGGCTGCTGCCGTCTGGCCCCAGGCCTGGCTATGCAGCCATCAAGGCCCTGCTCGGCAGCCGAG GGGTCTGGCCTGTTTCTTTCTCGGACTGGGAGAAGCTGGACGCTGAGGAGGTGTCCCGGGGCCAGGGTGCGGGGAAGCCCAGGGAGAAGCTGCTGGATCCTCAGGAGATGCTGCGGCTGCTGGGACGCTGA
- the FDXR gene encoding NADPH:adrenodoxin oxidoreductase, mitochondrial isoform X1 — protein MASDPAASFRKHPELPPAVLHTGADPPDLCGGQWPSWLLHRPTPAKEGQGHLVSPLSWALLLCPGKGRTHRGPPRPHSHCLLPQHHSRAHVDIYEKQLVPFGLVRFGVAPDHPEVKNVINTFTRTAHSDRCAFHGNVVVGRDVTVQELRDAYHAVVLSYGAEDHRGLEIPGEELPGVLSARAFVGWYNGLPENRKLAPDLSCDTAVVLGQGNVALDVARILLTPPEYLEKTDITEAALGALRQSRVKTVWIVGRRGPLQVAFAIKELREMIQLPGTRPILDPADFLGLQDRIKEVPRPRKRLTELLLQAATEKPGVAEAARRASASRAWGLRFFRSPQQVLPSPDGRRAAGIRLAVTRLEGVGEATRAVPTGAVEDLPCGLVLSSIGYKSRPIDPSVPFDPKLGVIPNMEGRVVDVPGLYCSGWVKRGPTGVITTTMTDSFVTGQILLQDLKAGLLPSGPRPGYAAIKALLGSRGVWPVSFSDWEKLDAEEVSRGQGAGKPREKLLDPQEMLRLLGR, from the exons ATGGCCTCGGACCCGGCCGCCTCCTTCCGAAAGCACCCAGA GCTTCCGCCAGCAGTTCTCCACACAGGAGCAGACCCCCCAGATCTGTGTGGTGGGCAGTGGCCCAGCTGGCTTTTACACCGCCCAACACCTGCTAAAG AGGGTCAAGGCCACCTTGTTAGCCCACTGAGCTGGGCTCTCCTGCTTTGTCCTGGGAAGGGCAGGACCCACAGGGGCCCGCCTCGGCCCCACAGCCATTGCCTTCTCCCCCAGCACCACTCCCGGGCCCACGTGGACATCTACGAGAAGCAGCTGGTGCCCTTCGGCCTGGTGCGCTTTGGCGTGGCGCCCGACCACCCCGAGGTGAAG AATGTCATCAACACTTTTACCCGGACGGCCCACTCTGACCGCTGTGCCTTCCACGGCAACGTGGTGGTGGGCAGGGATGTGACCGTGCAGGAGCTGCGGGACGCCTACCACGCCGTGGTGCTG AGCTACGGGGCGGAGGACCATCGGGGCCTGGAGATCCCGGGAGAGGAGCTGCCGGGCGTGCTCTCAGCCCGGGCCTTTGTGGGCTGGTACAATGGGCTTCCTGAGAACCGGAAG CTGGCGCCGGACCTGAGCTGTGACACGGCCGTGGTTCTGGGGCAGGGGAATGTGGCTCTGGATGTGGCCCGGATCCTGCTGACGCCACCTGAGTACCTGGAG AAAACGGATATCACGGAGGCTGCCCTGGGGGCACTGAGACAGAGTCGGGTGAAGACGGTGTGGATAGTGGGCCGACGTGGGCCCCTGCAAGTGGCCTTCGCCATTAAG GAACTTCGGGAGATGATTCAGTTACCAGGAACTCGGCCCATTTTGGATCCTGCGGATTTCTTGGGCCTTCAGGACAGAATCAAGG AGGTCCCTCGCCCGAGGAAGCGGCTGACGGAACTACTGCTTCAAGCAGCCACGGAGAAGCCAGGGGTGGCGGAGGCTGCCCGCCGGGCATCGGCCTCCCGCGCCTGGGGCCTCCGCTTCTTCCGAAGCCCTCAGCAGGTGCTGCCCTCGCCAGATGGGCGGCGAGCGGCAGGCATCCGCCTGGCAGTCACCAGACTGGAG ggTGTTGGTGAGGCCACCCGGGCAGTGCCCACTGGAGCCGTGGAGGACCTCCCCTGTGGGCTGGTACTGAGCAGCATTGGTTATAAGAGCCGCCCCATCGACCCCAGTGTGCCCTTTGACCCCAAACTCGGGGTCATCCCCAATATGGAGGGCCGGGTTGTGGATGTGCCAG GCCTCTACTGCAGCGGCTGGGTGAAGCGCGGGCCCACAGGTGTCATCACCACTACCATGACTGACAGCTTCGTCACCGGCCAGATTCTGCTGCAGGACCTGAAAGCGGGGCTGCTGCCGTCTGGCCCCAGGCCTGGCTATGCAGCCATCAAGGCCCTGCTCGGCAGCCGAG GGGTCTGGCCTGTTTCTTTCTCGGACTGGGAGAAGCTGGACGCTGAGGAGGTGTCCCGGGGCCAGGGTGCGGGGAAGCCCAGGGAGAAGCTGCTGGATCCTCAGGAGATGCTGCGGCTGCTGGGACGCTGA